GGCCTCCACCGCATGCGTGAGCAGCTCGCGGACACTGGGTAACTCGGAGCGTTCGGCCACGAAGCCAAACGGTACCCGGGGGTGCCGTCAGAATCGGGCGGGCGGTGGGCTCAGTGGTGCGAACGGATCCGTTCGACCAGCTTCCAGGTTCCCGGCAGCAGGCCGGCGGCGAGCACGATCTTCACCGCGTCACCGATCAGGAACGGAACCACGCCCATGGCGAGGCCGTCCGCGAGGCCCAGCGAGGCCGAGGCCATCAGCCAGGGCACGCCGACGGCGTAGATCGCCAGGTTGCCGAGCACCATCGTGCCCGCGGTGCGCAGCGGGGTGCGGTCACCGCCGCGCGCGGCCAGCGCGCCCACCAGGGCACCGGCGAACACGAAGCCGATGATGTACCCGGCGCTGGCGCCGAACAGCCCCGAGCTGGCGTTCTGGAACCATGGCACCCCGGCCGCGCCAGCCAGCAGGTACAGCAGCATCGCGGCGGCGCCACGCTGCCAGCCCAGCGCGGCCCCGGTGAGCAGGGCGGCGAAGGTCTGGCCGGTCATCGGCACCGGGCTGCCCGGAACCGGCAGCACGACCTGCGCCGCGAGCCCTGTGACCACCGCGCCGCCCGCGACCAGGGCGAGGTCGCGGGCCAGTGCGCCGGGTACGAGATCGGCGAGGACCGGGCGGCGGCCGGCAAGGGACAACGAAGACACGGATGACCTCCCAGCGAAACGAAAACTCCAGCGGAGGCTAGTGCGCGCCGCTCCGCCGCGGCCCGCGGAAGTCGTCTTTCTCACGACCTCGCTCGTGGCCGGCCTGGCCACTCGACCGGGTGGTGTGACCCGCCGCGGGTCAGGCTCGGCCCGCTCGCCGCCGATGTCGACAACGGGTAAGTACGGCACGGGGAATGGAGCGGGTGATGTCGAGGATCAACCGGGCGATGCTGGCGGCGGCGCTGAGTGGAGGGCTGCTGGGTGGCGGGCTGGCGGTACCGGCACAGGCCCAGGAGCAGGACTCGGAGTGGACCGCGCTGGCCGAGGGCTCGCTCGGCAGGGTGGACATGGTGGTGGGCGGACAGTCGGTACGGTCCGGCCCGATCGCCCGGTGCGACGCCGACGAGCAGCCACGCAACAACGCCGGGGTGGCGGTGGTCAGCCGGACCACCCGGTACGGCAGGGGTGAGACCGACTGCGGCCGGGACCAGCAGGGCACCGCCTCGGCCGAGGCGGGTGGCCAGCGGTTCAGCACGGAGATACTGCGCCAGTTCGGCGGCCCCACGATCGAGGTGCGCTCCTACGCCGCCCGTTGCCGGACGACGGGGAACGGCAGCAGCGGGTACATGGAGCTGAGCGGCATCTCCGGGTTCACCGTGCCGAGCGACATCCCGGTCAACCACACCGTCACCATCCCCGGCAAGCTGCCCGCGGACCCGCCGATGGCGGAGATCGTGGTGAACGAGGTGATCGTGCCGGACCCGCCGGACGGCAGCATGACCACCAACGCCCTGCACATCACGCTGTTCCCGGAGGGCGGCCCGGCCAGCGGGAGCCTGGTCGTCGGCAGCGCGAGCTGTGACCCCTTCGGCCTGCCCCGGAACCGGCCAACTCGCGTTCATGAACGGCCAACGCGCGGATGTGGACGGCCAACGCATGCGCGTGGACGGCAAACACGGCGTGCCATCGTGTTTGCCGTCCACGCGCACGCGTTTGCTGCCTACGCGCACGCGTTGGCTGTTGATCTACAGTCAGGCGGCCACCTTGGGCTCCCCTTCGAGGGCGACACCGGCCTCGCGCAGCTCCTCCATGGTGGTGTTCACGGAATCCTTGGCCACCCCGCGGTGAAGTCGAGGAGCACCCGGACGGTGAAACCCGCGCGGGCCGCGTCCAGCGCGGTCGCCCGCACGCAGTGGTCGGTGGCGATGCCGACCACGTCCACCGTGTCCACCCCGCGGGCCCGCAGCCAGCCAGCCAGGTCCGCGCCGGTCTCGGTATGCCCCTCGAAGCCGGAGTAGCCGTCGCTGTACTGGCCCTTGGAGAACACCGCCTCGATCGGCGCGACGTCCAGGTCCGGGTGGAAGGAGGCGCCCGCGGTCCCGGCGACGCAATGCCGCGGCCAGGACCGCACGAAGTCCGGTTCCTCGCTGAAATGCGCGCCGGGGTCGATGTGATAGTCCCTGGTGGCCACGATATGCGCGTATCCATCGGGTCCGAGCCCGAGCCTGCGGGAGATCGCGCCTGCCACCTCGGCGCCGCCCCGCACGGCCAGCGAGCCGCCCTCGCAGAAGTCGTTCTGCA
The sequence above is drawn from the Amycolatopsis aidingensis genome and encodes:
- a CDS encoding biotin transporter BioY, translated to MSSLSLAGRRPVLADLVPGALARDLALVAGGAVVTGLAAQVVLPVPGSPVPMTGQTFAALLTGAALGWQRGAAAMLLYLLAGAAGVPWFQNASSGLFGASAGYIIGFVFAGALVGALAARGGDRTPLRTAGTMVLGNLAIYAVGVPWLMASASLGLADGLAMGVVPFLIGDAVKIVLAAGLLPGTWKLVERIRSHH